In a single window of the Flavobacterium sp. W4I14 genome:
- a CDS encoding sugar phosphate isomerase/epimerase (product_source=COG1082; cath_funfam=3.20.20.150; cog=COG1082; superfamily=51658; tigrfam=TIGR01409): MNQTRRKFLQNTAVVTAASVLAPIQNMSANELKNIKAKAGYELLFMQTDWGFGGTRDEFCAAAKKEGYEGIEVWWPGEDKAIKELFDAVKKHKLEIGFLCAGSQSNITEHLAAFKKSLNAICANTYQKPVYINCHSGKDYFTYEENKQIIDYATAKGKSSGIPVYHETHRSRMMFAAHVAKNFAEKNPELRFTLDISHWCNVHESLLSDQKQTIDFILEKAEHIHSRVGHPEGPQVNDPRAPEWAKAVEAHLAWWDKIIARKKKNGERMTILTEFGPADYMPTLPYTRQPLADQWAINVYMMNLLRKRYQ; encoded by the coding sequence ATGAACCAAACCAGAAGGAAATTCTTACAAAATACAGCTGTTGTAACGGCAGCATCAGTTTTAGCCCCCATCCAAAATATGAGCGCCAACGAACTTAAAAATATAAAAGCAAAAGCTGGCTACGAATTATTATTTATGCAAACCGATTGGGGTTTTGGAGGCACAAGAGATGAGTTTTGTGCAGCAGCCAAAAAAGAAGGATATGAAGGCATTGAAGTATGGTGGCCTGGTGAGGATAAAGCAATAAAAGAACTTTTTGATGCGGTTAAGAAACATAAACTGGAAATCGGATTTTTATGCGCCGGATCGCAGTCGAACATAACTGAGCATTTAGCTGCTTTCAAAAAAAGTTTAAATGCCATTTGTGCCAATACTTATCAAAAACCTGTTTACATCAATTGCCATTCGGGAAAAGATTATTTCACTTACGAAGAAAATAAACAGATTATCGATTACGCAACGGCCAAAGGTAAATCGTCTGGCATACCAGTTTATCACGAAACGCATCGTAGCCGTATGATGTTTGCTGCACATGTTGCTAAAAATTTTGCGGAGAAAAATCCAGAATTAAGATTTACTTTAGATATTTCGCATTGGTGCAATGTGCACGAAAGTTTATTATCTGACCAGAAACAGACCATCGATTTTATTTTAGAAAAGGCAGAACATATCCACTCGCGGGTTGGGCACCCCGAAGGGCCACAGGTAAATGATCCACGGGCACCAGAATGGGCAAAAGCGGTAGAAGCACACCTGGCCTGGTGGGATAAAATTATAGCACGCAAAAAGAAAAACGGCGAGCGTATGACTATTCTTACCGAATTTGGTCCGGCTGATTATATGCCTACCCTGCCTTATACGCGCCAACCCCTTGCCGATCAATGGGCGATAAATGTTTATATGATGAATTTATTAAGAAAGAGATATCAATAA
- a CDS encoding hypothetical protein (product_source=Hypo-rule applied; pfam=PF07394; tigrfam=TIGR01409), translating to MTRDELNAHRLIKEAHEANARLNSRRHFLKESAMGLGALAMGSLLGSCGNLFSSPQTKIAYDPAHPLLPKSPPLVGKARSVIYLHMAGAPSQLELFDFKPELMKMDGQDCPPSLLAGKKFAFITGVPKMLGPQANFANYGQSGALVSDNLPHFSTMVDEVSFLKAVKTDQFNHAPAQLLVHTGSPRLGRPSMGSWVTYGLGSENQNLPGYVVLTSGGSFPDAGKSVWGSGFLPSVYQGVQCRSEGDPVLFIKDPDGMNRDLRKASIEAINKANEQQYQEYNDPEILSRIAQYEMAYRMQISAPEVMNINDEPAYIHEMYGTQPGKACFANNVLLARKLVEKGVRYVQLFDWGWDAHGDNPSNSLNIGLKNKCRTIDRPITALLLDLKQRGLLEETLVVWGGEFGRTPMMENRNGIQNPFKGRDHHTEAFTIWMAGGGVKKGFTHGETDEIGYSAVSGKVDAFDIQATILNQLGFDHEQFTYPFQGRPFRLTDVAGKVISEIVA from the coding sequence ATGACAAGAGACGAATTAAACGCACATAGGTTAATTAAAGAAGCACATGAAGCAAATGCACGCCTGAACTCGCGACGCCATTTTTTAAAAGAAAGTGCGATGGGTTTGGGAGCTTTAGCAATGGGTTCGTTATTGGGCAGCTGCGGTAATCTTTTTTCGAGTCCACAAACAAAGATCGCTTACGATCCTGCACATCCGTTATTGCCAAAATCGCCACCACTTGTAGGCAAGGCCCGAAGTGTAATTTATTTGCACATGGCAGGTGCTCCATCTCAATTAGAATTATTTGATTTTAAACCAGAGTTAATGAAAATGGATGGCCAGGATTGCCCTCCATCATTACTTGCCGGGAAAAAATTTGCTTTTATAACCGGGGTGCCTAAAATGTTGGGTCCACAGGCTAATTTTGCTAATTATGGTCAATCGGGGGCCTTAGTTAGTGATAATTTGCCGCATTTTTCTACCATGGTAGATGAGGTAAGCTTTTTAAAAGCTGTAAAAACAGATCAATTTAACCATGCTCCGGCGCAGCTGTTGGTACATACAGGTTCACCGCGATTAGGCAGGCCAAGTATGGGCAGCTGGGTAACCTACGGTTTAGGATCGGAAAATCAGAATTTACCGGGATATGTAGTGCTTACCAGTGGTGGTAGTTTCCCTGATGCCGGAAAAAGTGTTTGGGGAAGTGGTTTCTTGCCCTCCGTTTATCAAGGTGTACAATGTAGAAGTGAAGGAGATCCGGTACTGTTCATAAAAGATCCGGATGGTATGAACCGGGATTTGAGAAAAGCGTCGATCGAAGCCATTAATAAAGCCAACGAGCAACAATATCAAGAATATAACGATCCTGAAATTTTATCGCGGATAGCACAGTATGAAATGGCTTACCGCATGCAAATATCGGCACCAGAGGTGATGAACATCAATGATGAACCTGCCTACATTCACGAAATGTATGGTACACAACCAGGTAAAGCATGTTTTGCCAATAATGTGTTGCTTGCCCGTAAACTGGTAGAAAAAGGAGTACGTTATGTGCAGTTATTCGATTGGGGATGGGATGCGCACGGCGATAATCCAAGCAACTCACTTAACATCGGACTGAAGAATAAATGTAGAACCATTGACAGGCCAATTACCGCTTTATTGCTCGATTTAAAACAACGCGGTTTATTAGAAGAAACCCTGGTTGTTTGGGGCGGTGAATTCGGGCGTACACCAATGATGGAAAACAGAAATGGTATTCAAAATCCATTTAAAGGTAGAGATCACCATACAGAAGCATTTACCATATGGATGGCCGGCGGAGGTGTGAAAAAAGGATTTACACACGGCGAAACAGATGAGATTGGCTATAGTGCTGTAAGCGGAAAAGTTGATGCTTTCGATATTCAAGCCACTATTTTAAACCAGTTGGGCTTCGATCACGAACAATTTACCTATCCTTTTCAGGGGAGGCCATTTAGGTTAACTGATGTGGCAGGCAAGGTGATCTCAGAGATTGTTGCTTAA
- a CDS encoding mono/diheme cytochrome c family protein/uncharacterized membrane protein (product_source=COG2010/COG4244; cath_funfam=1.10.760.10,3.80.10.10; cog=COG2010,COG4244; pfam=PF07635; smart=SM00368; superfamily=103481,46626,52058; transmembrane_helix_parts=Outside_1_9,TMhelix_10_32,Inside_33_40,TMhelix_41_63,Outside_64_77,TMhelix_78_95,Inside_96_101,TMhelix_102_124,Outside_125_464), giving the protein MLEFFGRFHPVFVHLPIGILLLGCICILLSFAAKFISLKPAIPIVLLLGALSAVVSCITGYLLANGGDYDGKLVSNHQWMGISVAVLSFILWIIYKKVKSNAILGTIAVVLIALISITGHLGGSLTHGSDYLTAPLKSGNTKGGAAIPPIPNVQEAFVYQNAVQPLFQNRCYSCHGSEKQKGKLRLDQEAYILKGGEDGHTIVKGKADDSELMKRILLPLNDEDHMAPKEKPQLTNNEIALLKWWIDNGADFKKKFKDLPQSENIKTILASLQKGESGAEQIKASDIPTEEVSAVDNKVLKKFTDAGITVFPVAQNTNYLSANFINAQSMGKDVLDLIKSIEKQLLWLKLENNKVNDQTLTAIKDCKHLTRLNLNNTQITDAGLVSLKDLEQLQSLSLVGTKITAKGINQLKKLKNLKFLYVYQTGIAKADLAGIKKLLPKVSLDTGNYTVPKVTQDTAIFKGP; this is encoded by the coding sequence ATGTTAGAATTTTTCGGCCGCTTTCACCCGGTTTTTGTCCACCTTCCTATCGGAATTTTGTTGCTTGGCTGTATTTGTATTCTCTTATCATTTGCTGCAAAGTTTATTAGCCTAAAACCAGCTATTCCTATTGTGCTGCTCCTAGGTGCGTTAAGTGCTGTAGTATCTTGTATTACTGGTTATTTATTGGCCAATGGTGGCGATTATGACGGGAAACTCGTAAGTAATCACCAATGGATGGGGATCAGTGTTGCTGTTTTATCTTTTATATTGTGGATTATTTACAAAAAAGTTAAATCTAATGCCATATTAGGTACAATAGCTGTAGTTCTCATAGCGCTCATTTCAATTACAGGGCATTTAGGAGGTTCTTTAACCCATGGTTCTGATTATTTAACCGCGCCGTTAAAATCGGGCAATACAAAGGGTGGTGCAGCCATACCACCAATTCCAAATGTTCAGGAAGCCTTTGTGTATCAAAATGCTGTTCAACCACTCTTTCAAAATAGGTGTTATAGTTGCCATGGCAGCGAAAAACAGAAAGGCAAGCTAAGGTTAGACCAGGAAGCATATATTTTAAAAGGTGGAGAAGATGGGCACACCATTGTAAAGGGCAAAGCCGACGATAGTGAGCTAATGAAGCGGATTTTATTGCCATTGAATGATGAAGACCATATGGCGCCTAAAGAAAAGCCTCAACTCACTAACAATGAGATTGCCTTATTAAAATGGTGGATTGATAATGGAGCCGATTTTAAAAAGAAATTTAAGGATCTTCCCCAATCAGAAAATATAAAAACAATTTTAGCCAGTCTGCAAAAAGGTGAAAGTGGGGCCGAGCAAATCAAAGCCAGCGATATTCCAACTGAAGAGGTTTCAGCAGTTGATAATAAAGTATTGAAAAAGTTTACCGATGCGGGGATTACCGTATTTCCGGTTGCTCAAAATACCAATTACCTCTCAGCCAATTTTATCAATGCACAATCGATGGGCAAAGATGTTTTGGACCTGATAAAATCAATCGAAAAACAACTTCTTTGGCTTAAGTTAGAAAACAATAAAGTAAACGATCAAACCTTAACTGCAATAAAGGATTGTAAACACCTAACCAGGTTAAACCTAAATAATACCCAGATTACAGATGCAGGTTTAGTATCGCTGAAAGATTTAGAGCAGTTACAGTCGTTGAGTTTGGTCGGAACAAAAATTACTGCAAAAGGGATTAATCAATTAAAGAAGCTGAAAAATTTAAAATTTCTTTATGTGTATCAAACCGGTATAGCTAAAGCAGATTTAGCAGGTATAAAAAAACTATTGCCTAAAGTTAGTTTAGATACAGGGAATTACACTGTACCTAAGGTTACCCAAGATACTGCAATATTTAAAGGGCCTTAA
- a CDS encoding gliding motility-associated-like protein (product_source=TIGR04131; cath_funfam=2.60.40.10; cleavage_site_network=SignalP-noTM; cog=COG3291; pfam=PF13585,PF18911; smart=SM00089; superfamily=49299; tigrfam=TIGR04131), whose product MRYSSLLPFLLVLLSLSAFAKFSPPVNDELINAINITNTSAYCSGDAEFNNLEATTSNYNKGLNWPAIGKDVWFKFTASKFDVNISVSGKINANSANTLIDPLVALYAFDAATGSISELSGTLATSNNVNSLYKGALTVGQIYYVRVSAANDITGTFKLCIDNYFPPIRPGQDCGTFSVLCTKETFTQLNVTGSGANNHESAGTCLGTESNSAWYMFKAAAPGNFTFVITPTVTTNDIDWIFYDLGVNGDCSMVNASNAIRCASGSGVTCSPTYYKTGLSMTETDLTESAGCPPGQNGFVKYVDLQQDHVYAILIDNFSGGNNGFTIEFGGTADFAGPTAEIDVQKLNPCTDSQAYIFESRAQNFATLKWSFGEGASLASATTTGPFTVTYNTPGEKVVVLEAMGTNGCNVITTQTFIVANTPEKPIITPSGVNLCQGDVLKLSTPFLNLASYHWSGPNGFSSTQQNPEIQVSGAEIVGTYKLYVQIGDCVSEVNSVDILSVDLKPEAMFSIEVNNKCETNQSFSFINTSKNYTKVIWDFGPGVKNQVAINDDSKILTFTEPGLKTITLTVETNNGCVSTYTKDILVELKPEKPEISINQALFCLKDIIKLAVPAQEGVTYSWSGPNNYSAVTNAIEIPVTDLNLAGKYQVVLTSGSCSSEPATIVIPAIARIPVAKFYTEPTFDVKFSAPVPIVFTNMSLYGDFYEWNFGDGITSSEQNPTHVYQTDGLFRITLTVFSKNGCANSITQGDLIIKKNASTFVPNAFSPNGDGINDELIVGVTNLAKYNIQIYNRLGTQVFFTNNIFKNWNGTFKGNELPVGVYYYVILGTNLSNKNVKYSGSITLLR is encoded by the coding sequence ATGCGCTACTCCTCATTACTTCCTTTTCTATTAGTATTATTAAGCCTCTCTGCCTTTGCAAAATTTAGCCCTCCTGTTAATGATGAACTGATAAACGCCATAAATATTACCAATACCAGTGCGTATTGCAGTGGCGATGCCGAATTTAATAATTTAGAAGCTACCACGAGCAATTATAATAAAGGTTTAAACTGGCCAGCTATTGGAAAAGATGTTTGGTTTAAGTTTACAGCATCTAAATTTGATGTAAACATTTCTGTTAGTGGGAAAATTAACGCCAATAGTGCAAACACTTTAATTGATCCGTTGGTTGCCTTATATGCATTTGATGCAGCAACTGGTTCTATAAGCGAGTTATCTGGCACGCTGGCCACCTCAAACAATGTTAATTCTCTATACAAGGGCGCTTTAACGGTAGGACAGATCTACTATGTTAGGGTTAGCGCAGCTAATGACATTACCGGTACCTTTAAACTTTGTATCGATAATTATTTCCCACCAATACGGCCAGGACAAGATTGCGGGACATTTTCAGTGCTGTGCACAAAAGAAACATTTACCCAGTTAAATGTAACTGGCTCGGGAGCAAATAATCACGAATCAGCCGGAACCTGCTTAGGTACAGAATCTAACTCTGCCTGGTATATGTTTAAAGCCGCTGCACCCGGCAACTTCACTTTTGTAATCACACCTACAGTAACCACAAACGACATTGACTGGATTTTTTATGATTTAGGCGTGAACGGGGATTGTAGTATGGTAAATGCTTCAAATGCAATCCGATGTGCATCGGGCAGCGGCGTAACCTGTAGCCCCACTTATTATAAAACTGGTCTAAGTATGACGGAAACTGATTTGACAGAGTCGGCTGGCTGTCCACCTGGCCAAAATGGCTTTGTAAAATATGTAGACCTGCAACAGGACCATGTTTATGCCATATTAATCGATAATTTTTCTGGAGGGAACAATGGCTTTACCATAGAATTTGGTGGTACAGCTGATTTTGCAGGTCCAACAGCCGAAATTGATGTTCAGAAACTAAATCCATGTACCGATAGCCAAGCGTATATTTTCGAAAGCAGGGCACAGAATTTCGCCACTTTAAAATGGTCTTTTGGTGAAGGTGCAAGTCTGGCTTCGGCCACAACGACTGGGCCATTTACGGTAACATACAATACCCCCGGAGAGAAAGTTGTGGTTTTAGAAGCCATGGGTACAAATGGATGCAATGTAATTACTACCCAAACTTTTATTGTAGCAAACACACCTGAAAAACCAATAATAACGCCTTCGGGTGTTAATTTATGCCAGGGAGATGTATTAAAGTTATCAACTCCTTTTTTAAATTTAGCAAGCTACCACTGGTCAGGACCGAATGGTTTCAGTTCAACACAACAAAATCCCGAAATCCAGGTAAGCGGAGCAGAAATAGTTGGAACCTATAAACTTTATGTTCAGATTGGAGATTGTGTGAGTGAGGTAAATTCGGTCGATATCTTGTCGGTCGATTTAAAACCTGAAGCAATGTTTTCGATTGAGGTTAATAATAAATGCGAAACAAACCAGTCTTTTTCGTTTATCAATACTTCTAAAAATTATACGAAAGTCATCTGGGATTTTGGCCCAGGCGTAAAAAATCAGGTCGCAATCAATGACGACAGTAAAATATTAACCTTCACTGAGCCAGGGCTTAAAACAATTACCCTGACAGTTGAAACTAATAATGGCTGTGTTTCTACCTATACAAAAGATATTTTAGTAGAATTGAAGCCGGAAAAACCAGAAATTAGTATCAATCAGGCATTGTTTTGTTTAAAAGATATCATAAAATTAGCTGTACCGGCACAAGAAGGTGTCACTTATAGCTGGAGCGGACCAAATAATTATAGCGCAGTCACAAATGCTATTGAAATTCCGGTAACAGATCTTAATTTGGCAGGTAAGTACCAGGTTGTGTTAACATCAGGCTCTTGTAGCTCCGAACCAGCAACTATCGTTATTCCAGCAATTGCCAGAATTCCCGTTGCTAAATTTTATACCGAACCTACCTTTGATGTTAAGTTTTCTGCTCCAGTACCTATAGTATTTACCAATATGTCGCTTTATGGAGATTTTTATGAATGGAATTTTGGCGATGGGATTACTTCTTCAGAACAAAACCCCACCCATGTTTATCAAACCGATGGATTATTCAGAATTACTTTAACTGTATTTTCTAAAAACGGCTGCGCAAATTCAATCACGCAAGGCGATCTGATAATCAAAAAAAATGCGTCTACATTCGTTCCAAATGCATTCTCGCCTAATGGAGATGGGATTAATGATGAATTGATTGTTGGTGTAACAAACCTTGCGAAATATAATATCCAGATCTATAACCGACTGGGTACCCAGGTTTTCTTTACCAATAACATATTTAAAAACTGGAACGGCACTTTTAAAGGCAACGAACTCCCTGTTGGCGTATATTATTACGTAATATTGGGCACTAACTTATCAAATAAAAATGTCAAATATTCAGGTTCAATAACTCTTCTCAGATAG